The Deinococcus sonorensis KR-87 genome includes a window with the following:
- a CDS encoding M42 family metallopeptidase — MPAFDLERTTAVLIELLNTPSPTGYTEAAVRRIEAELDRLDLPYRRTAKGGLVWTLPGTGAEHLTFSAHADTLGAMVKEIRDNGRLGLTQLGGYDWATIEGEEVQVHLQGGRVLTGTVVNTRQSTHVWGSALRDLKRDERVLEVRLDERTGSAAETRALGVEVGDFVSLDSRARLTPAGYIKGRHLDNKASVALFLGVSEALQGRRLRPTVSFVITVYEEVGHGAASDIPAGTTALIAVDMAAIGDGQTSSEHHVTLCVKDSSGPYDHQLGNRVRDVARRAAVDLKVDIYPYYSSDASAAWRAGLPCPTALIGPGVDASHAYERTHQDALDATARLMLALLD, encoded by the coding sequence ATGCCTGCCTTTGATCTGGAGCGCACCACCGCCGTGCTGATCGAGCTGCTCAACACCCCCAGCCCCACCGGCTACACCGAGGCGGCGGTCCGGCGGATCGAGGCAGAGCTGGACCGGCTGGACCTGCCGTACAGGCGCACCGCCAAGGGCGGGCTGGTCTGGACCCTGCCGGGCACCGGCGCCGAGCACCTGACCTTCAGCGCCCACGCCGACACGCTGGGCGCGATGGTCAAGGAGATCCGGGACAATGGCCGGCTGGGCCTGACGCAGCTGGGCGGCTACGACTGGGCCACCATCGAGGGCGAGGAGGTCCAGGTGCACCTGCAGGGCGGCCGGGTGCTGACCGGTACCGTGGTGAACACCCGCCAGAGCACGCACGTGTGGGGCTCGGCGCTGCGCGACCTGAAACGCGACGAGCGGGTGCTGGAGGTGCGGCTGGACGAGCGCACCGGCTCGGCGGCCGAGACGCGTGCCCTGGGCGTGGAGGTGGGCGACTTCGTGAGCCTGGACTCGCGGGCGCGGCTGACTCCGGCCGGCTACATCAAGGGCCGTCACCTGGACAACAAGGCCAGCGTGGCGCTGTTCCTGGGCGTGAGCGAGGCGCTGCAGGGCCGGCGGCTGCGCCCCACCGTCAGCTTCGTGATCACCGTCTACGAGGAGGTCGGGCACGGCGCGGCCAGCGACATTCCTGCAGGCACCACGGCCCTGATCGCGGTGGACATGGCGGCCATCGGGGACGGTCAGACCAGCAGCGAGCATCACGTCACGCTGTGCGTCAAGGACAGCAGTGGCCCCTACGATCACCAGCTGGGCAACCGGGTGCGCGACGTGGCCCGGCGCGCGGCCGTGGACCTGAAGGTGGACATCTACCCGTACTACAGCTCGGACGCCTCGGCCGCGTGGCGGGCCGGTCTGCCGTGCCCCACCGCCCTGATCGGGCCGGGGGTGGACGCCAGCCACGCCTACGAGCGGACCCACCAGGACGCGCTGGACGCCACCGCCCGGCTGATGCTGGCCCTGCTGGACTGA
- a CDS encoding DUF1775 domain-containing protein gives MKRSVSYLLSLTTAALLSLAAAHATVRTDTGQSESAAGAYETYRLQVPVEKDVATTVVRLVVPAGLKISAFQPVPGFVRTVKMTADGTVTEVTWRGRIAPMEFQRFLISARNPADAGTLVWKVYQTYADGTVVSWDDSAASTPASRVVIK, from the coding sequence ATGAAGCGTTCCGTGTCCTACCTGCTGTCCCTGACCACCGCCGCCCTGCTGTCCCTGGCCGCCGCCCACGCCACCGTCCGCACCGACACCGGCCAGTCCGAGAGCGCCGCCGGCGCCTACGAGACCTACCGCCTGCAGGTGCCGGTCGAGAAGGACGTGGCCACCACCGTGGTGCGGCTGGTGGTGCCGGCCGGCCTGAAGATCAGCGCCTTCCAGCCGGTGCCCGGCTTCGTGCGGACCGTCAAGATGACCGCCGACGGCACCGTCACCGAGGTGACGTGGCGCGGCCGCATCGCGCCGATGGAGTTCCAGCGCTTCCTGATCAGCGCCCGCAACCCGGCCGACGCCGGCACCCTGGTCTGGAAGGTCTACCAGACCTACGCCGACGGCACGGTGGTCAGCTGGGACGACAGCGCCGCCAGCACGCCCGCCAGCCGGGTGGTCATCAAGTAG
- a CDS encoding DUF3105 domain-containing protein produces the protein MTLPRALLTLPALALLLSACGGGIQDLKTYKYAGGQHQEGRIQYAENPPVGGTHNPIWQNCGVYTAPIYDEYGVHSMEHGAVWITYRPSLASAEVDKLKALVDGHSYTLLSPRDNLPAPIVISAWNAQVQVQTADDRRLGAFLKKYEQGSTAPERGAACSGGYGGTQ, from the coding sequence ATGACGTTGCCGCGCGCCCTGCTGACCCTGCCTGCCCTGGCCCTGCTGCTGTCCGCCTGTGGCGGCGGCATTCAGGATCTCAAGACCTACAAGTACGCGGGTGGTCAGCACCAGGAGGGCCGCATTCAGTACGCGGAGAACCCCCCGGTGGGCGGCACCCACAACCCCATCTGGCAGAACTGCGGCGTGTACACCGCCCCGATCTATGACGAGTACGGGGTCCACAGCATGGAGCACGGGGCCGTCTGGATTACCTACCGGCCATCGCTGGCCAGCGCGGAGGTGGACAAGCTCAAGGCCCTGGTGGACGGCCACAGCTACACGCTGCTCAGCCCGCGCGACAACCTGCCCGCGCCCATCGTGATCAGCGCCTGGAACGCCCAGGTGCAGGTGCAGACGGCCGACGACCGCCGCCTGGGCGCCTTCCTGAAGAAGTACGAGCAGGGCAGCACGGCGCCCGAGCGCGGCGCGGCCTGCTCCGGCGGCTACGGTGGCACCCAGTAG
- a CDS encoding DedA family protein — MTGWLDTLSPLWLHLTSFGLMFLEGMGIPGVPGVLPMLALAESIHAGQTTLLEAILSGTLGNWLGSLAGYHIGASALRRLPPSWQRMARSRRARHWMQRSGPVAIILSRTIGSLRTPVTLYAGAAHYPWRQYVLYSLLGALLHVGVWQTLLWRFGPAVLETFEERQGELLPYVLGVAALIVLLVLVRRRRARPEQPDSDSELPQS, encoded by the coding sequence GTGACCGGGTGGCTCGATACCCTGAGCCCACTGTGGCTTCATCTGACCAGTTTTGGGCTGATGTTCCTGGAGGGCATGGGCATTCCCGGGGTGCCGGGCGTGCTGCCGATGCTGGCCCTGGCTGAATCCATCCACGCCGGTCAGACCACCCTGCTGGAGGCGATCCTGTCCGGGACGCTCGGCAACTGGCTGGGCAGCCTGGCCGGCTATCACATCGGGGCCTCGGCGCTGCGGCGGCTGCCGCCCAGCTGGCAGCGGATGGCCCGCAGCCGCCGCGCCCGCCACTGGATGCAGCGCTCCGGGCCGGTGGCGATCATCCTGAGCCGCACCATCGGCTCGCTGCGAACCCCGGTGACGCTGTACGCGGGCGCAGCCCATTACCCCTGGCGCCAGTACGTGCTGTACAGCCTGCTGGGCGCGCTGCTGCACGTGGGCGTGTGGCAGACGTTGCTGTGGCGCTTCGGCCCGGCGGTGCTGGAAACCTTCGAGGAGCGGCAGGGCGAGCTGCTGCCGTACGTGCTGGGGGTGGCCGCGCTGATCGTGCTGCTGGTGCTGGTAAGGCGCCGCCGCGCCCGCCCGGAGCAACCGGACAGCGACAGCGAACTGCCACAGAGCTGA
- a CDS encoding PIG-L deacetylase family protein, whose amino-acid sequence MKPRLSLWPVPRRRWLIPVLVVAAVLALWINVAPVSRLTQPHAAARVAALPPTTPLRAGQRLLILSPHPDDETLCCAGLIQQATQAGASVYVVWLTSGDGFEYDAAYESRAVRPSPADLRALALRRMGEARRAAAALGIPETHLQFLGYPDGGLLHLFLENYASPYTSRTSGLDRVSYPGTRSPGSRYTGQQLEQDLEGAIAAVRPDLVLAPAPQDAHPDHRVTSYLALRLMARRGQLDRVRYWVVHGGLEWPLPKGLQLSQPLLLPPRAPTLDWTRLDLTAPQEQRKLQAVRAYRSQTALLGRFMEAFVRRNELYSRTPLPRGPLSEHAGPAAPP is encoded by the coding sequence GTGAAGCCCCGCCTGTCCCTGTGGCCGGTGCCGCGTCGCCGCTGGCTGATTCCGGTGCTGGTGGTGGCCGCCGTGCTCGCGTTGTGGATCAACGTGGCCCCGGTCAGCCGCCTGACCCAGCCGCACGCCGCCGCCCGGGTGGCGGCCCTGCCGCCCACCACGCCGCTGCGCGCCGGTCAGCGGCTGCTGATCCTGTCGCCGCACCCGGACGATGAGACGCTGTGTTGCGCCGGCCTGATTCAGCAGGCCACGCAGGCGGGCGCCTCGGTGTACGTGGTGTGGCTGACCAGCGGCGACGGCTTCGAGTACGACGCGGCCTACGAGAGCCGGGCGGTGCGGCCCAGCCCGGCCGACCTGAGGGCGCTGGCGCTGCGCCGGATGGGCGAGGCCCGCCGCGCGGCGGCGGCGCTGGGCATTCCGGAGACCCACCTGCAGTTCCTGGGGTACCCGGACGGCGGCCTGCTGCACCTGTTCCTGGAAAACTACGCCTCGCCCTACACCTCGCGCACCAGCGGTCTGGACCGGGTCAGCTATCCCGGCACCCGCTCGCCCGGGAGCCGCTACACCGGGCAGCAGCTGGAGCAGGACCTGGAGGGGGCCATCGCGGCGGTGCGGCCGGACCTGGTGCTGGCGCCGGCCCCGCAGGACGCCCATCCGGACCACCGGGTCACGTCGTATCTGGCGCTGCGGCTGATGGCGCGGCGCGGTCAGCTGGACCGGGTGCGCTACTGGGTGGTGCACGGCGGGCTGGAGTGGCCGCTGCCCAAGGGCCTGCAGCTGTCGCAGCCGCTGCTGCTGCCGCCGCGCGCGCCCACCCTCGACTGGACCCGCCTGGACCTGACGGCCCCTCAGGAGCAACGCAAGCTGCAGGCGGTGCGCGCCTACCGCAGCCAGACGGCCCTGCTGGGGCGCTTCATGGAAGCGTTCGTGCGGCGCAACGAGCTGTACAGCCGCACGCCGCTGCCGCGGGGTCCACTCAGCGAACACGCCGGGCCGGCCGCTCCGCCCTGA
- a CDS encoding HD domain-containing protein, protein MPAHRQHEIKDPVHGFLRLSEAERQLIDSAPVQRLRHIHQLALSFLVYPGATHRRFEHSLGVMHLAGRAFDALVRNQDRFEGALPPPAGLDLGYWRRVLRAAALLHDVGHLPFSHAAEALLPDGLDHEDVSGRLIRSGHLAGPLAALEVDPGDVARLAVGGPSLSAWEAALSSLIVGDAFGADRVDYLLRDAYHSGAVLGTFDAERLLDRLTLLPGAGGALQVGLHIGGLQAAEALLTTRDALYEGLYFHPVRRIYDHHLGQFLQEALGTPLLPEGEAGRFSADLERHLSLSDNEVLTAIRRADRDPALPGHRWARRLLHREHFRLLYRSRQQPGDPAARQVAAQARERFGAEQVVYDPVERRPGQLDFLLLTGGQVGQAREASRLLRDLPPISAEFVYVAPEVEEPARAWLKQRPLDGGGRPG, encoded by the coding sequence GTGCCTGCCCACCGCCAGCATGAGATCAAGGACCCGGTCCACGGCTTTCTGCGGCTCTCGGAGGCGGAGCGGCAGCTGATCGACAGCGCCCCGGTGCAGCGGCTGCGGCACATTCACCAGCTGGCGCTGAGCTTTCTGGTGTATCCGGGCGCCACCCACCGCCGCTTCGAGCATTCGCTGGGCGTGATGCATCTGGCGGGGCGGGCCTTCGACGCGCTGGTCCGCAACCAGGACCGCTTTGAGGGGGCGCTGCCGCCGCCGGCCGGCCTGGACCTGGGCTACTGGCGGCGGGTGCTGCGGGCCGCCGCGCTGCTGCACGACGTGGGTCATCTGCCGTTCAGCCACGCGGCCGAGGCGCTGTTGCCGGACGGCCTGGACCACGAGGACGTCAGTGGCCGGCTGATCCGCTCGGGGCATCTGGCCGGGCCGCTCGCCGCGCTGGAGGTGGACCCAGGTGACGTGGCGCGGCTGGCGGTGGGTGGGCCTTCGCTGAGCGCCTGGGAGGCGGCGCTGTCCAGCCTGATCGTGGGCGACGCCTTCGGGGCCGACCGGGTGGACTACCTGCTGCGCGACGCCTACCACAGCGGCGCGGTGCTGGGCACCTTCGACGCCGAGCGGCTGCTGGACCGCCTGACGCTGCTGCCCGGCGCGGGGGGCGCGCTGCAGGTGGGGTTGCACATCGGGGGACTGCAGGCCGCCGAGGCGCTGCTCACCACCCGTGACGCCCTGTACGAGGGGCTGTACTTTCATCCGGTGCGCCGCATCTACGACCATCACCTGGGCCAGTTTCTGCAGGAGGCGCTGGGCACGCCGCTGCTGCCGGAGGGCGAGGCGGGCCGCTTCAGCGCCGACCTGGAACGTCACCTGAGCCTCAGCGACAATGAGGTGCTGACGGCGATCCGCCGCGCCGACCGCGACCCAGCGCTGCCGGGTCACCGCTGGGCGCGGCGGCTGCTGCACCGCGAACATTTCCGGCTGCTGTACCGCTCGCGCCAGCAGCCGGGCGATCCGGCGGCGCGGCAGGTGGCGGCCCAGGCTCGCGAGCGCTTCGGAGCGGAGCAGGTGGTCTACGACCCGGTGGAGCGCCGCCCCGGACAGCTGGACTTCCTGCTGCTCACCGGCGGGCAGGTGGGGCAGGCCCGTGAGGCCTCGCGCCTGCTGCGTGACCTGCCGCCCATCAGCGCCGAGTTCGTGTATGTGGCGCCGGAGGTGGAGGAGCCGGCGCGGGCGTGGCTGAAGCAGCGGCCGCTGGACGGCGGAGGGCGGCCGGGCTGA
- a CDS encoding YqgE/AlgH family protein produces the protein MTSSSLQGPRLNYLVASPQVQGGLFEQGVILLLEHDDTGALGLLVNAQTQTPISELLPLAAGREELAWLGGPVEPHVGWCIYSDATGRDDELRLSDRLCVTSSLDVLSRLVEGEQELMLLLGYSGWSKGQLDRELREGTWLWVEAGPELVLEVPVADRWRQAVSLLGVDPAKIVRGAQA, from the coding sequence ATGACGTCGTCGTCATTGCAGGGACCCCGGCTGAACTATCTGGTGGCGAGCCCACAGGTTCAGGGCGGCCTGTTCGAGCAGGGCGTGATTCTGCTGCTCGAACACGATGACACCGGCGCGCTGGGCCTGCTGGTGAACGCCCAGACCCAGACCCCCATCTCGGAACTGCTGCCGCTGGCGGCGGGGCGTGAGGAACTCGCGTGGCTGGGCGGCCCGGTGGAGCCGCACGTGGGCTGGTGCATCTACTCGGACGCGACCGGCCGCGACGATGAGCTGCGGCTCTCGGACCGGCTGTGCGTGACCAGCAGCCTGGACGTGCTCAGCCGGCTGGTGGAGGGCGAGCAGGAGCTGATGCTGCTGCTCGGCTACAGCGGCTGGAGCAAGGGCCAGCTGGACCGCGAGCTGCGCGAAGGCACCTGGCTGTGGGTGGAGGCGGGCCCGGAGCTGGTGCTGGAGGTGCCGGTGGCGGACCGCTGGCGGCAGGCGGTCAGCCTGCTGGGCGTGGACCCGGCCAAGATCGTGCGCGGCGCCCAGGCGTAA
- a CDS encoding SIR2 family NAD-dependent protein deacylase: protein MAPSSLSVAEAAARLRQARRVAVLTGAGISAESGIPTFRDAQSGLWARFRPEDLASPEAYHRDPELVWQWYAGRYRDVMAAEPNAGHRLLVQLERQVGEGFSLITQNVDGLHARAGSRDPVELHGTLLSSRCERCGHVQPLPPPDQFTPPPVCERCGARGRPNVVWFGEYLPPDALSAAEDAFDRAEVALVIGTSAQVYPAAGLAAETLRAGGVVIEINPEPTDLSMQVQLSLRDTASVGLRRLLEPDEA, encoded by the coding sequence GTGGCACCCAGTAGCCTGAGTGTGGCCGAGGCCGCGGCGCGCCTGCGGCAGGCCCGCCGGGTGGCGGTGCTGACCGGCGCCGGCATCAGCGCCGAGAGCGGCATTCCCACCTTCCGTGACGCGCAGTCCGGGCTGTGGGCCCGCTTCCGGCCCGAGGATCTGGCCAGCCCGGAGGCGTACCACCGTGACCCGGAGCTGGTGTGGCAGTGGTACGCCGGGCGCTACCGCGACGTGATGGCCGCCGAGCCCAACGCCGGCCACCGGCTGCTGGTGCAGCTGGAACGGCAGGTGGGGGAGGGCTTCTCCCTGATCACCCAGAACGTGGACGGCCTGCACGCCCGCGCCGGCAGCCGTGACCCGGTGGAACTGCACGGCACCCTGCTGAGCAGCCGCTGTGAGCGCTGCGGCCATGTCCAGCCGCTGCCTCCGCCGGACCAGTTCACCCCGCCGCCCGTGTGCGAACGCTGCGGCGCGAGGGGCCGCCCCAACGTGGTGTGGTTCGGGGAGTACCTGCCGCCGGACGCGCTGAGCGCTGCCGAGGACGCCTTTGATCGGGCCGAGGTGGCGCTGGTGATCGGCACCAGCGCCCAGGTGTACCCGGCGGCGGGGCTGGCCGCCGAAACGCTGCGGGCGGGCGGCGTGGTGATCGAGATCAACCCGGAACCCACCGACCTGAGCATGCAGGTGCAGCTGAGCCTGCGCGACACGGCCAGCGTGGGCCTGCGCCGGTTGCTGGAGCCGGACGAGGCCTAG
- the mqnB gene encoding futalosine hydrolase, with protein MDVLVVVATAAEAARLSRLPLRAVVSGVGPAAAALATQAALLQGPRPALVVSAGIGGAFPGQGLAPGGAAVASRMVYGDLGAQDAASFLPLSALGLEVQPGSSGDFEAWAGSLELATRLGLPCGPFVTVSTATGTLETAAELARRVPGALVEGMEGAGVAQAARLHGVPCTEIRGISNLVGPRDRASWQIGPALERLETVLARLAEAPPRA; from the coding sequence ATGGACGTGCTGGTGGTGGTGGCCACGGCGGCCGAGGCGGCGCGGCTGTCCCGGCTGCCGCTGCGGGCCGTGGTGTCGGGGGTGGGGCCGGCGGCGGCGGCGCTGGCCACCCAGGCGGCGCTGCTGCAGGGGCCAAGGCCGGCTCTGGTGGTAAGCGCCGGCATCGGCGGGGCCTTTCCCGGCCAGGGGCTGGCGCCGGGCGGCGCCGCTGTGGCCAGCCGGATGGTGTACGGCGACCTGGGGGCGCAGGACGCGGCCAGCTTCCTGCCGCTGTCGGCGCTGGGGCTGGAAGTGCAACCGGGCAGCAGCGGCGACTTCGAGGCGTGGGCCGGCAGCCTGGAGCTGGCCACCCGGCTGGGCCTGCCGTGCGGTCCCTTCGTGACGGTCAGCACCGCCACCGGCACGCTGGAGACGGCGGCCGAACTGGCGCGGCGGGTGCCGGGCGCGCTGGTGGAGGGCATGGAGGGGGCGGGCGTGGCGCAGGCGGCGCGGCTGCACGGCGTGCCGTGTACCGAGATCCGCGGCATCTCGAACCTGGTGGGCCCGCGCGACCGGGCCAGCTGGCAGATCGGGCCGGCGCTGGAACGGCTGGAGACGGTGCTGGCCCGGCTGGCCGAGGCGCCCCCGCGAGCGTGA
- the lon gene encoding endopeptidase La, translating to MPDTSSNHTPLPANIPVCPVRGSVIYPTMVQHIDASRAISIAAIDAAMHEDKVILIVSQRDKDVDDPQGADLYDVGTACSVLRVRKNADGTVQMLVSAIGRARVTRYTRSEYLRAEVTALESTPGKAVELQALTRELHSKFESLIQGGKFMSQEAVQTIQAKEDAGEMADFIAFNMDFKLEDKQGVLETTVLTDRIRRVLTLLDAESEVLSMQHKIRAQVKEEIDRNQREYYLREQMKVIQKELHGGDDGETDETEELKAKIEALGLSPEVKKEVDRELNRLSRMHPDAAEASVIRTYLTWITELPWSVRSDDQLDIQQAATILDEEHYGLEKVKDRVLEFLAVRQLRRDRAERGEIDAADVNKGPILVFTGPPGVGKTSIAQSIAKSLGRKYVRIALGGARDESDIRGHRRTYIGAMPGRIIQGLRSAGTKNPVVLLDEVDKLGSGYQGDPSAALLEVLDPAQNNNFTDHYLGVPFDLSEVMFIATANYPEQIPPALMDRMEVIDFSSYIEQEKLEIAKRYLLPRQLTQNGLKPNQITVTDAALERLISHYTREAGVRNLEREIGTVARKVARRIAGGEVKRVKVTDKELDRYLGQARYLPEHEAREDMAGVSTGMFYTPVGGDILFIETSVMPGRGLVLTGQLGDVMKESARAALTYAKTHGERFGIPKERIDESEIHVHVPAGAIPKEGPSAGGAMLTSIISALTGIPARRDVAMTGEITLTGRYLPIGGLKEKVLGARRAGIKHIIMPKANEGDLRDIPLHLRSSMRFHPAETADQVLDVALVGGLAALEARGTGGGGSKPKATRRKRGEDGAPATA from the coding sequence ATGCCCGACACCTCCTCCAACCACACCCCGCTGCCCGCCAACATTCCGGTCTGTCCGGTCCGCGGCAGCGTGATCTACCCGACCATGGTGCAGCACATTGACGCCAGCCGCGCCATCAGCATCGCGGCCATCGACGCGGCCATGCACGAGGACAAGGTCATCCTGATCGTGTCCCAGCGTGACAAGGACGTGGACGATCCGCAGGGCGCGGACCTCTACGACGTGGGCACCGCGTGCTCGGTGCTGCGCGTGCGCAAGAACGCCGACGGCACGGTGCAGATGCTGGTGAGCGCCATCGGGCGCGCCCGCGTGACGCGCTACACCCGCAGCGAGTACCTGCGCGCCGAGGTCACGGCGCTCGAGAGCACCCCCGGCAAGGCCGTGGAGCTGCAGGCGCTGACCCGCGAGCTGCACAGCAAGTTCGAGTCGCTGATCCAGGGCGGCAAGTTCATGTCGCAGGAAGCGGTCCAGACCATCCAGGCGAAGGAAGACGCCGGCGAGATGGCCGACTTCATCGCCTTCAACATGGACTTCAAGCTGGAAGACAAGCAGGGCGTGCTGGAAACGACCGTCCTGACCGACCGGATCCGCCGGGTGCTGACGCTGCTCGACGCCGAGTCGGAAGTGCTGAGCATGCAGCACAAGATCCGCGCGCAGGTCAAGGAAGAGATCGACCGCAACCAGCGCGAGTACTACCTGCGCGAGCAGATGAAGGTCATCCAGAAGGAGCTGCACGGCGGCGACGACGGAGAGACCGACGAGACCGAGGAACTCAAGGCCAAGATCGAGGCGCTGGGCCTCTCGCCCGAGGTCAAGAAGGAAGTGGACCGCGAGCTGAACCGGCTGTCCCGGATGCACCCGGACGCCGCCGAGGCCAGCGTGATCCGCACCTACCTGACCTGGATCACCGAGCTGCCCTGGAGCGTGCGCAGCGACGACCAGCTGGACATCCAGCAGGCCGCGACCATCCTGGACGAGGAGCACTACGGCCTGGAGAAGGTCAAGGACCGGGTGCTGGAGTTCCTGGCGGTGCGGCAGCTGCGCCGTGACCGCGCCGAGCGCGGCGAGATCGACGCCGCCGACGTGAACAAGGGCCCGATCCTGGTGTTCACCGGCCCTCCCGGCGTGGGCAAGACCAGCATCGCGCAGAGCATCGCCAAGAGCCTGGGCCGCAAGTACGTGCGCATCGCCCTGGGCGGCGCCCGCGACGAGTCGGACATCCGTGGCCACCGCCGCACCTACATCGGCGCGATGCCCGGCCGCATCATCCAGGGCCTGCGCTCGGCCGGCACCAAGAATCCGGTGGTGCTGCTGGACGAGGTGGACAAGCTCGGCAGCGGCTACCAGGGTGACCCCAGCGCGGCGCTGCTGGAGGTGCTGGACCCGGCCCAGAACAACAACTTCACCGACCACTACCTGGGTGTGCCGTTCGACCTCTCGGAAGTGATGTTCATCGCGACCGCCAACTACCCGGAGCAGATTCCGCCGGCGCTGATGGACCGCATGGAAGTCATCGACTTCTCCAGCTACATCGAGCAGGAGAAGCTGGAGATCGCCAAGCGCTACCTGCTGCCGCGCCAGCTGACCCAGAACGGCCTGAAGCCCAACCAGATCACCGTGACCGACGCGGCGCTCGAGCGGCTGATCAGCCACTACACCCGCGAGGCGGGCGTGCGCAACCTGGAGCGCGAGATCGGCACCGTGGCCCGCAAGGTCGCCCGGCGCATTGCGGGCGGCGAGGTCAAGCGCGTCAAGGTGACCGACAAGGAGCTGGACCGCTACCTGGGGCAGGCGCGCTACCTGCCGGAGCACGAGGCCCGCGAGGACATGGCCGGCGTCAGCACCGGGATGTTCTACACCCCGGTGGGCGGCGACATCCTGTTCATCGAAACCAGCGTGATGCCCGGACGCGGCCTGGTGCTGACCGGTCAGCTGGGCGACGTGATGAAGGAGTCGGCTCGCGCCGCCCTGACCTATGCCAAGACCCACGGTGAGCGCTTCGGCATCCCGAAGGAGCGCATCGACGAGTCGGAGATCCACGTGCACGTGCCGGCCGGCGCCATTCCCAAGGAAGGCCCCAGCGCGGGCGGCGCGATGCTCACCAGCATCATCAGCGCCCTGACCGGCATCCCGGCCCGCCGCGACGTGGCCATGACCGGCGAGATCACCCTGACCGGCCGCTACCTGCCGATCGGTGGCCTGAAGGAGAAGGTGCTGGGCGCCCGGCGTGCGGGCATCAAGCACATCATCATGCCCAAGGCCAACGAGGGCGACCTGCGCGACATCCCGCTGCACCTGCGCAGCAGCATGCGCTTCCACCCGGCCGAGACGGCCGATCAGGTGCTGGACGTGGCGCTGGTGGGCGGACTGGCGGCCCTGGAGGCGCGCGGCACCGGAGGCGGCGGCAGCAAGCCCAAGGCCACCCGGCGTAAGCGCGGCGAGGACGGCGCCCCCGCCACCGCCTGA
- a CDS encoding nucleotidyltransferase family protein, producing MTTHDAAAGPLLAGVVLAAGLSRRMGQPKQLLPLAGRPLLWHTARALLDARPTAGVLVVVPPGDLGEQVRQALHGLPLQCATCDHPERGLSESFRAGIGALDPAVEAASFVLGDMPFVSAGMHRAVLDRYAPERPPLVLARYGTGDDAVRAPPHLFRRDLFQHFDQAGDHGPKHLIRQYGPQTAWVDLPMEALQDVDTPEDLQRAEARFQP from the coding sequence ATGACCACACACGACGCTGCCGCGGGCCCCCTGCTGGCCGGGGTGGTGCTGGCCGCCGGGCTCAGCCGCCGCATGGGACAGCCCAAACAGCTGCTGCCGCTGGCCGGCCGGCCACTGCTGTGGCACACTGCCCGCGCCCTGCTGGACGCGCGGCCCACGGCCGGCGTGCTGGTGGTGGTGCCGCCCGGCGATCTGGGCGAGCAGGTGCGGCAGGCGCTCCATGGGCTGCCGCTGCAGTGCGCCACCTGTGACCACCCGGAGCGTGGCCTCTCGGAGAGTTTCCGCGCGGGCATAGGGGCGCTGGACCCGGCGGTGGAGGCGGCCAGCTTCGTGCTGGGCGACATGCCGTTCGTGAGTGCCGGGATGCACCGGGCGGTGCTGGACCGCTATGCCCCTGAGCGGCCCCCGCTGGTGCTGGCCCGCTACGGCACCGGCGACGACGCGGTGCGCGCGCCGCCGCATCTGTTCCGGCGCGACCTGTTCCAACACTTCGATCAGGCGGGCGATCACGGCCCCAAGCACCTGATCCGGCAGTACGGTCCGCAGACCGCGTGGGTGGACCTGCCGATGGAGGCGCTGCAGGACGTGGATACCCCGGAGGACCTGCAGCGCGCCGAGGCCCGGTTCCAGCCCTGA